In a genomic window of Procambarus clarkii isolate CNS0578487 chromosome 10, FALCON_Pclarkii_2.0, whole genome shotgun sequence:
- the LOC138363300 gene encoding putative per-hexamer repeat protein 5 → MAPVIKVVNVPDLEGKRLRIKGGGYRPGVRHADLNLTPTAGVTHATSTGAGVTHVTSTGAGVTHVTSTGAGLTHVTSTGAGLTHVISTGAGVTHATSTGAGVTHVTSTGAGVTHATSTGAGVTHVTSTGAGLTHVTSTGAGVTHVTSTGAGVTHVTSTGAGLTHVTSTGAGVTHVTSTGAGVTHVTSTGAGVTHVTSTGAGLTHVTSTGAGVTHVTSTGAGVTHVTSTGAGVTHVTSTGAGVTHITSTGAGLTHATSTGAGLTHVTSTGAGVTHVTSTGAGLTHATSTGAGLTHVTSTGAGLTHVTSTGAGLTHVTSTGAGLTHVTSITTGAGVG, encoded by the exons ATGGCTCCAGTTATTAAGGTGGTGAACGTGCCAGATTTGGAAGGGAAGCGATTACGTATAAAGGGAGGAGGATATAGGCCAGGTGTGAGGCATGCAG ATCTAAATCTAACGCCTACTGCTGGTGTGACTCACGCCACATCTACTGGTGCTGGTGTGACTCACGTCACATCTACTGGTGCTGGTGTGACTCACGTCACATCTACTGGTGCTGGTCTGACTCACGTCACATCTACTGGTGCTGGTCTGACTCACGTCATATCTACTGGTGCTGGTGTGACTCACGCCACATCTACTGGTGCTGGTGTGACTCACGTCACATCTACTGGTGCTGGTGTGACTCACGCCACATCTACTGGTGCTGGTGTGACTCACGTCACATCTACTGGTGCTGGTCTGACTCACGTCACATCTACTGGTGCTGGTGTGACTCACGTCACATCTACTGGTGCTGGTGTGACTCACGTCACATCTACTGGTGCTGGTCTGACTCACGTCACATCTACTGGTGCTGGTGTGACTCACGTCACATCTACTGGTGCTGGTGTGACTCACGTCACATCTACTGGTGCTGGTGTGACTCACGTCACATCTACTGGTGCTGGTCTGACTCACGTCACATCTACTGGTGCTGGTGTGACTCACGTCACATCTACTGGTGCTGGTGTGACTCACGTCACATCTACTGGTGCTGGTGTGACTCACGTCACATCTACTGGTGCTGGTGTGACTCACATCACATCTACTGGTGCTGGTCTGACTCACGCCACATCTACTGGTGCTGGTCTGACTCACGTCACATCTACTGGTGCTGGTGTGACTCACGTCACATCTACTGGTGCTGGTCTGACTCACGCCACATCTACTGGTGCTGGTCTGACTCACGTCACATCTACTGGTGCTGGTCTGACTCACGTCACATCTACTGGTGCTGGTCTGACTCACGTCACATCTACTGGTGCTGGTCTGACTCACGTCACATCTATTACTACAGGGGCAGGGGTGGGGTAA
- the LOC138363301 gene encoding uncharacterized protein, whose amino-acid sequence MGLHMGLHMVLHMVLHMGLHMGLHMVLYMVLHMGLHMVLHMGLHMVLHMVLHMVLHMGLHMVLHMVLHMVLHMGHHMVLHMGLHMGLHMVLHMGLHMGLHMVLHMVLHMVLHMGLHMGLHMVLHMVLHMGLHMGLHMGVHMGLHMGLHMGLHMVLHMGLHMGLHMRRPSVTLGLNLSLAPD is encoded by the coding sequence ATGGGGCTCCACATGGGGCTCCACATGGTGCTCCACATGGTGCTCCACATGGGGCTCCACATGGGGCTCCACATGGTGCTCTACATGGTGCTCCACATGGGGCTCCACATGGTGCTCCACATGGGGCTCCACATGGTGCTCCACATGGTGCTCCACATGGTGCTCCACATGGGGCTCCACATGGTGCTCCACATGGTGCTCCACATGGTGCTCCACATGGGGCACCACATGGTGCTCCACATGGGGCTCCACATGGGGCTCCACATGGTGCTCCACATGGGGCTCCACATGGGGCTCCACATGGTGCTCCACATGGTGCTCCACATGGTGCTCCACATGGGGCTCCACATGGGGCTCCACATGGTGCTCCACATGGTGCTCCACATGGGGCTCCACATGGGGCTCCACATGGGGGTCCACATGGGGCTCCACATGGGGCTCCACATGGGGCTCCACATGGTGCTCCACATGGGGCTCCACATGGGGCTCCACATGAGGCGGCCAAGTGTTACGTTGGGGTTGAATTTGTCATTGGCACCTGATTGA